The Myripristis murdjan chromosome 17, fMyrMur1.1, whole genome shotgun sequence DNA segment TTGGAAGGACTGGCTGCGAAGGTGCAGGTCGTAGGGGAAACGGGCCTCTGAGGACATTCGGTACATGGAGTTGTGCGCAAGAGCCGTGCGTCCCGGCGCACTGCAGTAGCGCATGCCATAGTGGCTGCTCTTGCCATAGTCGGACGGATCGTCGTGCTTTAGGGAGAAAATCCCGTTAAAGTTCATCGGAGGGCTCAGCTGGCCGTCGAAGTGCGGGCTTCCGCTCTCGGAGGACGCGTTCTCGTAGTACGGTTCATACGCGCCGCCGTAGCTATAGTGCCGGAACGGCTTTGAGCTGCTGTCCAAGGGGCTGCCGCTGTGGCCTGGGGGCGTGTTCATGTCGGAGCCGGGATACGAGTACATGGCGTCGTAGGGCGACCTGCCAGAGAACATGACCTCTCCATTGTGGTCTGTGAGGAAATTTCTCGCGTTGAGCTGCAAACAGCCGGCCACCAAGTTGGTAGTAGGCTGGGATAATCCTTTGCACAAGGTCTGCACGAAGGCGAGCAGGTCCGGTCTCTTCCCTGCGCTCAGCGTCTCGGACAAGGCCCAGATGTAATTTTTAGCCAGTCTGAGCGTCTCAATCTTGGACAGTTTTTGAGTTTTGGAGTAGCACGGAACAACCTTGCGCAAGCTCTCCAGCGCTGCGTTCAAGCCGTGCATCCGGCTGCGTTCGCGGGCGTTGGCTTCCTGGCGCCGCATTTTGACCCTGTCCGTCTTCCCCTGGCTGCACGCTTTCTTTTTCCGGGGCCCTCGCTTTTTGGGAAGACCGTTCTCATCCTGGtcgtcctc contains these protein-coding regions:
- the neurod6b gene encoding LOW QUALITY PROTEIN: neurogenic differentiation factor 6-B (The sequence of the model RefSeq protein was modified relative to this genomic sequence to represent the inferred CDS: inserted 1 base in 1 codon; substituted 2 bases at 2 genomic stop codons) translates to MIGTEWRSLGTPNTWSRLPQDVSGRWHGYPRLAXVSFLKERGKGERERRERERKSGIERKGLLALGLXYLYSLVCRRRDCGAGXVEIFGNMQGNMLTLPFEEPHMMCEPRFGANYPRDSLPENLEQEHRQHNLEEMSGSDMREAEDDNSDREEDEREDDQDENGLPKKRGPRKKKACSQGKTDRVKMRRQEANARERSRMHGLNAALESLRKVVPCYSKTQKLSKIETLRLAKNYIWALSETLSAGKRPDLLAFVQTLCKGLSQPTTNLVAGCLQLNARNFLTDHNGEVMFSGRSPYDAMYSYPGSDMNTPPGHSGSPLDSSSKPFRHYSYGGAYEPYYENASSESGSPHFDGQLSPPMNFNGIFSLKHDDPSDYGKSSHYGMRYCSAPGRTALAHNSMYRMSSEARFPYDLHLRSQSFQAQGEINGSFHN